Genomic window (Plasmodium knowlesi strain H apicoplast, complete genome):
TTAGATGTATTTTTAGTTAATATAGGATTTTTTAAAACTATATTGCAATCTAGATATTATATAAAATATAAAAATGTTTATATAAATAATATAAGTTTAAATTATTATAATATACAATTATGTAATAATGATATAATTTTTTTTAATTATAAAATTAAATATATAATTTTAAGAAATTTAATTTATAAATATAATATATATATATATATTTCTAATTTATATAAATATAATTTTATTAAAATTTATAGTTTTAATAATTTTTTTATAATATGTATATATAATTTAAAAATTAAAATATTAAATACTATATTATTAAATAATATATTATATATATATAATAATATATAATTTAATTAAAGATAAATATAATCTAACGGTTAAGATAAAGAATTGTGGTTTCTTTTATATGAGTTCAATTCTCATTATTTATCCTTTTTATATAATAAATTATAATGATATAACTTAAATGGTAAAGTAAATAATTGCAAATTATCATATTTCAGTTCAAATCTGAATATCATTTATATATAAATTAAAGAGATATGGTGAAATTAGGTATACACAATGGACTTTATTAAATATTAATAAATATTAAATGAGTTAATTATAAATTAATAATATTGTTTTATAAGAAAATAATTTTTTTAAATTCTGTAATATATTATTTTATATATTCAAACGACTTTTGATATTTTAAAAGTCTAAATTTAAAAAGAAAATCCATTAACAATTATTGTTGTAAGGGTTCGAATCCCTTTATCTCTAATTATATAGCATTTATAGCTAAGTGGTCGAAAGCAATGGACTCATAATTCATTTTCAATTATTGATCATCAGTAGTTCGAATCTACTTAAATGTAAAATATTAATATAAGTTAATGCCTGAGTGGTTAAAAGGAATGGACTGTAAATCCATTGATTATATATCTACATCAGTTCAAATCTGATTTAACTTATTTAAAAAGAGAAATGACTGAGAGGTTTATAGTTATAAATTGCTAATTTATTGTATATAAATATATATATACCAAGGGTTCGAATCCCTTTTTCTCTATGTAAGGATTTGTAGTTTAATCAGGTTAAAATATTATTTTGTCATAATAAAGAGTACGAGTTCAATTCTCGTCAAATTCGTATATTTTAGAATTACTAGCTTAATTGGTAGAGTACTCGACTTTTAATCGAATGGTTCTGAGTTCGAATCTCAGGTAGTTTAATAATAAATATATAACTTTTATCGTTTAATGGTAAGACATCTTTTTTTCAAGAAGAAAATAGGAATTCGATTTTCCTTAAAAGTATATATTATTATTCAGAATATAGTGTAATGGTAACATATCTATTTTGGAGATAGAAGAATATAGGTTCAAATCCTATTTTTCTGAAATAAAGTATTTATTTTAAATATTTAAAATGAATATTATTATATTAAATATAAATAATAATATATTTAATAATATAATATTTAAATATAAATATACATTTTTTATAAAATTATATTTAAATAATTATATTAAAACATATAAAATAATTAATTATATTATAAAATATTATTATATTTATAATAATTATATATATAAATATACAAAAAATAGAAGTATGATAAAATATAGTAATAGAAAAATAAGAGTTCAAAAAGGAACAGGACAAGCTAGATTAAAAAATAATACATCCCCAGCATGTAAGCAAGGTTCTTGTACGTTTGGTCCTTATTATAATAAGATTAAAATAAAGTATAATAAATTTATATATAAATTAATTTTTATTTATTTATTATTAAATAAACGTAGTAATATAATAATAATAAAATTAGAAAATATATTTGATATTTATTATATGAATAATTATTCTATTAAATATACTATAGATTATTTTATAAATAAGATTTTATATTTTAATGGTATATTAATTTCTGATTATATTAATAATAATAAATGTAAAATATTAAATTTTTATAATATTAATAATAAGTATATTTTATTTAATTTAATATTATATAATTATATTATATTTATAGTTTAAACATAATATGAAAGAAATTATATTAAATTTATATTATAATTATATATTTTATAAGATTAGTTTTATTAAAAATAGATATTATATTATTTATTCTAAAATATATTTAACAAAATTAGATATAAAATATATAATTAAAAATATATTAAAAAAAGATTATAATTTTAATAATATTAAAATTAATTATGTAAATATAAAAAATAATTATAAAAAATATTGTATATTGATTAAATGATATTAAAATTAAAAAAATATAATACTTATAAATATTTTAAAAATTTTGGTAAAAATAATAAAGGACAAATTACTATATATAATAAAGGTGGTGGTAAATTAAAATATAATTATAAAATAATAGATTTTTGGTATGATAATTATAATATAAATATTAATTATAAAATTATTTTATTTAAAAAGTTAAAAAATTATTTTAGAAACACATATATAGGATGTATTATATATTTATCTTTAAAATTAAATAATTTACAAAAATATATTATTTTACAACATAATTATATATTAAATTCTATTTATTATTTAACTAATATTAATTATATAAAAAATGGAAGTTATTTACAATTAAAATATTGTAAATTAGGTACTTATATTTATAATATATCTTATAATAATAAAGGAGGTGTTTTTGTAAGAGCTGCAGGTACTTTTGCACAAATATTAATTTTTTATAAAAATTTAGTATATATAAAGTTACCTTCTAAAAAAATTAAATATATAAATAATAATAATTTTTGTTATATAGGTATAAATAGTAATATTTTATATAATAAATTTAAAATTAAAAATGCTGGGTATAATATATATTATAATATAAAATCAAAAGTAAGAGGTAAATCTAAAAATGTATGTGATCACCCACATGGAGGAGGTAAAGGAAAAACAAGTATAGGTCGTAAATATCCTTGCTCTAGAAAAGGATTACATTCTAAAGGATATAAAAGAAAAAAATAATTTAAATATGAAACATGATAAAGTTATATTGGTTAAAAATTTCTTTAAATAATAAGTATATATTTATTAATTTTAAAAATAAATATAAAAAGAATATGATATTAAATATATATAATAAAAATTTATATATTTATAAAAAATTATTAAATTTATATATTAAAGTATATAATGGTTATAAATTTATACCTATTTATATAAATAAATATAAATTATATAATAAAATAGGTAGTTTTATAAATACTAAATATATTAAAAATAATTTAAAAGAGTTATTATTAAATTAAAAAATGGGTCAAAAAATATATCCTTTAATATTTAGAAGTTTAGTATATAAAAATTATATAAATAATTTTTATATTAATATAGTTAATAATAAATATTATTTAATTAATATTTTATTAATTTATTTTTTATATTATAATTTATATAGTATAAATAGTTATAAAAATTATAATTATTTTGATATTTGTATAAGTTTTAATATTAATAAATTTATAATTACATTTTTATATTATAATAATATAAAATATAATATTTATAATTTGAAATATATTTTTATTTTATTAAATTATTTTAATTATTATTATTATAAATATTATAGTTATATATGTTATTTAAAAATAAAATATATTAATATAATCAATGTTAATATGATAATGTTTTATGTAAAACAATATTATATAAAATATAAATCTTTAAAATTAATATTTAATTATTTATATAGTGATATATTAAAAAAATATAATTATAATATAAAAGGATTAAAAATTAAATTTTCAGGATGTTTTAAAAATAGTTTAAAAACTAAAACTGAAATATATACATATGGAATCATATCATTAAGTACATTATGTAGTAATATTAAATATTTTAATGATATTATAAAGACTAAGTAT
Coding sequences:
- a CDS encoding 50S ribosomal protein L4, producing the protein MNIIILNINNNIFNNIIFKYKYTFFIKLYLNNYIKTYKIINYIIKYYYIYNNYIYKYTKNRSMIKYSNRKIRVQKGTGQARLKNNTSPACKQGSCTFGPYYNKIKIKYNKFIYKLIFIYLLLNKRSNIIIIKLENIFDIYYMNNYSIKYTIDYFINKILYFNGILISDYINNNKCKILNFYNINNKYILFNLILYNYIIFIV
- a CDS encoding ribosomal protein S4, with the protein product MIKFLKSKVKILKKLNIPFLLYLSNKYNYKLINYKITYKSYFDFKLKFIRYICYNYCLTFKQYLYYMKKLKCYKENNIYFKLLYILESRLDVFLVNIGFFKTILQSRYYIKYKNVYINNISLNYYNIQLCNNDIIFFNYKIKYIILRNLIYKYNIYIYISNLYKYNFIKIYSFNNFFIICIYNLKIKILNTILLNNILYIYNNI
- a CDS encoding ribosomal protein S3, with translation MGQKIYPLIFRSLVYKNYINNFYINIVNNKYYLINILLIYFLYYNLYSINSYKNYNYFDICISFNINKFIITFLYYNNIKYNIYNLKYIFILLNYFNYYYYKYYSYICYLKIKYINIINVNMIMFYVKQYYIKYKSLKLIFNYLYSDILKKYNYNIKGLKIKFSGCFKNSLKTKTEIYTYGIISLSTLCSNIKYFNDIIKTKYGILSIKIWINN
- a CDS encoding ribosomal protein L2, which translates into the protein MILKLKKYNTYKYFKNFGKNNKGQITIYNKGGGKLKYNYKIIDFWYDNYNININYKIILFKKLKNYFRNTYIGCIIYLSLKLNNLQKYIILQHNYILNSIYYLTNINYIKNGSYLQLKYCKLGTYIYNISYNNKGGVFVRAAGTFAQILIFYKNLVYIKLPSKKIKYINNNNFCYIGINSNILYNKFKIKNAGYNIYYNIKSKVRGKSKNVCDHPHGGGKGKTSIGRKYPCSRKGLHSKGYKRKK
- a CDS encoding ribosomal protein S19 codes for the protein MIKLYWLKISLNNKYIFINFKNKYKKNMILNIYNKNLYIYKKLLNLYIKVYNGYKFIPIYINKYKLYNKIGSFINTKYIKNNLKELLLN
- a CDS encoding ribosomal protein L23 — encoded protein: MKEIILNLYYNYIFYKISFIKNRYYIIYSKIYLTKLDIKYIIKNILKKDYNFNNIKINYVNIKNNYKKYCILIK